A region from the Brachyspira hampsonii genome encodes:
- a CDS encoding Cof-type HAD-IIB family hydrolase produces the protein MIKAVFFDIDGTLVSFKTHKISDSSKEAIKILKEKGIKVFIATGRIKMHINNVDDLEFDGYITANGFDCYIEDKSIYRHSIAEDEIYSLIDYLKHKEQFPCSVMMAKGVFINYITEEAAKYLESINLKINVAENYYAFLEENIDDILQINLFVDEKKEKELMSKIFKNCESSRWHPALTDVNTKGGGKHIGIDKIIEYYGIDLSETMAFGDGGNDISMIKHAAIGVAMGNANDNVKDIADYIADDVDNDGIYKALKHFNILD, from the coding sequence ATGATTAAGGCTGTATTTTTTGATATAGATGGTACTTTGGTTAGTTTTAAGACACATAAGATTTCAGATTCTTCTAAAGAAGCTATTAAAATTTTAAAAGAAAAAGGAATAAAGGTTTTTATAGCAACAGGAAGAATAAAAATGCATATAAACAATGTAGATGATTTAGAGTTTGACGGATATATAACTGCAAATGGTTTTGATTGTTATATAGAAGATAAGTCCATTTACAGACATTCTATAGCTGAAGATGAAATATATTCATTAATAGATTATCTCAAACATAAAGAACAATTTCCATGCTCTGTTATGATGGCTAAAGGTGTATTCATCAATTATATTACAGAGGAGGCTGCTAAGTATTTAGAATCTATTAATCTTAAAATAAATGTAGCGGAAAATTATTATGCTTTTTTAGAAGAAAATATAGATGATATTTTGCAGATAAATTTATTTGTAGATGAGAAAAAAGAAAAAGAATTAATGAGTAAAATATTTAAAAATTGTGAATCCAGCAGATGGCATCCGGCTTTAACAGATGTTAATACTAAAGGCGGAGGCAAGCATATAGGTATAGACAAGATAATAGAATATTACGGTATAGATTTATCTGAGACAATGGCTTTTGGGGACGGCGGCAATGATATAAGCATGATTAAGCATGCTGCTATAGGAGTTGCTATGGGCAATGCCAATGATAATGTTAAAGATATAGCAGACTATATCGCTGATGATGTTGATAATGACGGAATATATAAGGCTTTAAAACACTTTAATATATTAGATTAA
- a CDS encoding Cof-type HAD-IIB family hydrolase: protein MIKAVFFDVDGTLVSFNTHKISDSSKEAIKILKEKGIKVFIATGRIKNHINNVDDLEFDGYITANGFDCYIGDKSIYRHGIAKEEIYSLIDYLKNKEQFPCSVMMNSGIYINYVTGKVKKVSESINLPIPAVDNYYDFLEENIDNILQINLFVDEKKEKELMSKIFKNCESSRWHPYFTDVNTKGGGKHIGIDKIIEYYGIDLSETMAFGDGGNDITMIKHAAIGVAMGNANEEVKLAADYITDDVDNNGIYNALKHFNVL, encoded by the coding sequence ATGATTAAGGCAGTATTTTTTGATGTAGACGGTACTTTAGTTAGTTTTAATACACATAAGATTTCAGATTCTTCAAAAGAGGCTATTAAAATTTTAAAAGAAAAAGGAATAAAAGTTTTTATAGCAACAGGAAGAATAAAAAATCATATAAACAATGTAGATGATTTAGAGTTTGACGGATATATAACAGCAAATGGTTTTGATTGTTATATAGGAGATAAATCAATTTACAGACATGGTATAGCTAAGGAGGAAATATATTCATTAATAGATTATTTAAAGAATAAAGAACAATTCCCATGCTCTGTAATGATGAACAGCGGTATATATATTAATTATGTTACAGGTAAAGTTAAAAAAGTTTCTGAATCTATTAATCTTCCTATACCTGCAGTTGATAATTATTATGATTTTTTAGAAGAAAATATAGATAATATTTTGCAGATAAATTTATTTGTAGATGAGAAAAAAGAAAAAGAATTAATGAGTAAAATATTTAAAAATTGCGAATCCAGCAGATGGCATCCATACTTTACTGATGTTAATACAAAAGGCGGAGGCAAGCATATAGGTATAGACAAGATAATAGAATATTACGGTATAGACTTATCTGAAACTATGGCTTTTGGAGACGGCGGTAATGATATTACTATGATTAAGCATGCTGCTATAGGAGTTGCTATGGGCAATGCCAATGAAGAAGTGAAGCTAGCTGCAGATTATATCACTGATGATGTAGATAATAATGGTATTTATAATGCTTTAAAACATTTTAATGTATTGTAA
- a CDS encoding glucose-1-phosphate adenylyltransferase, with protein sequence MRAFNTVALILGGGRGTRLYPLVKARSKPAVSLGGQYRMIDIPVSNCINSGFRNIYVITQFNSASLNNHIYNAYRFDNFSGGHVSILAAEQTDTNIDWYQGTADAVRKNLEHFDNEFVNNVVILSGDQVYRMNYNVMLQHMLETGADIVVGTVPVVREDAKGFGVMLVNKRGQITNFHEKPKEDEVLNTLKLSEDQKKMFNIEDPKKEYLASMGIYVFRRNVLKEILADVSMIDFGKDIIPEAIKKYKVFSYAFQGYWEDVGTIKAYFEANISFGSKNPPFDFYDEKAPIYTHVRYLSPSKVEKAAVTSSIIADGCRIENATIKECVIGVRSVVQSGSTLERVVMMGSDYYEDSDDIERLNVKHIPKIGIGKKCTLKNVIIDKNVRIGNDVVITNKKKIQHQDSEFYCIRDGIVIIPKNTIVKSGTII encoded by the coding sequence ATGAGAGCATTTAATACTGTAGCTTTGATACTTGGAGGAGGCAGAGGAACAAGACTTTATCCTTTGGTAAAAGCTCGTTCTAAGCCTGCTGTATCTTTAGGCGGTCAATATAGAATGATAGACATACCTGTATCTAATTGTATAAATAGCGGATTTAGAAATATATATGTTATAACACAATTTAATAGTGCATCTTTGAATAATCATATATATAATGCTTATAGATTTGATAACTTTTCAGGCGGTCATGTAAGTATACTTGCAGCTGAACAAACAGATACTAATATAGATTGGTATCAGGGAACGGCTGATGCTGTTAGAAAGAATTTAGAGCATTTTGACAATGAATTTGTTAATAATGTTGTAATACTTTCAGGAGATCAAGTATATCGTATGAATTATAATGTAATGCTTCAGCATATGCTTGAAACAGGTGCTGATATAGTTGTCGGTACTGTACCTGTTGTTAGAGAAGATGCTAAAGGTTTCGGTGTTATGCTTGTCAATAAAAGAGGTCAGATTACTAACTTCCATGAAAAGCCAAAAGAAGATGAGGTGCTTAATACTTTAAAATTAAGCGAAGATCAAAAGAAAATGTTTAATATAGAAGATCCTAAAAAAGAATATTTGGCTTCTATGGGTATTTATGTATTTAGAAGAAATGTACTCAAAGAGATTTTAGCAGATGTATCTATGATAGATTTCGGAAAAGATATTATTCCTGAAGCTATAAAAAAATATAAAGTATTCAGTTATGCTTTCCAAGGTTATTGGGAAGATGTAGGAACTATTAAGGCTTATTTTGAAGCCAATATATCTTTCGGAAGTAAGAATCCTCCTTTTGATTTTTATGATGAAAAGGCTCCTATATATACGCATGTTCGTTACTTATCTCCTTCTAAAGTTGAAAAGGCTGCTGTAACATCTAGTATTATAGCAGACGGATGCAGGATAGAGAATGCTACTATAAAAGAATGTGTTATAGGTGTTCGTTCTGTAGTTCAAAGCGGTTCTACATTAGAAAGGGTAGTTATGATGGGAAGCGACTATTATGAGGATAGCGATGACATTGAAAGACTAAATGTTAAGCATATCCCTAAAATAGGTATTGGTAAAAAATGCACTCTTAAAAATGTCATTATAGACAAGAATGTGAGGATAGGAAATGATGTTGTTATTACAAATAAAAAGAAAATACAGCATCAGGATAGTGAATTCTATTGTATTAGAGATGGTATTGTAATAATTCCTAAAAATACAATAGTTAAAAGCGGTACAATTATCTAA
- a CDS encoding PepSY-like domain-containing protein gives MKKLFIFLASLFILSASSLFADMVVPPSALPQQATAFIQRVFPGVQIWKVERDGRKFDVNLSNGVSIDFLPNGDWENIDSEYAPIPDAAFPPAVVQAVRNAYPQAAIIDAEKEWGNYKLKLNNMMEVMVTGNGQIMGQKFDD, from the coding sequence ATGAAAAAATTATTTATCTTTTTAGCATCATTATTTATTTTATCAGCTTCTAGTCTTTTTGCTGATATGGTAGTTCCACCTTCAGCATTGCCTCAGCAAGCTACTGCATTTATACAAAGAGTATTTCCGGGTGTTCAAATTTGGAAAGTTGAAAGAGACGGAAGAAAATTTGATGTAAATTTGTCTAATGGCGTATCTATAGACTTTTTGCCTAATGGAGATTGGGAGAATATAGACAGTGAATATGCACCTATACCAGATGCAGCTTTTCCTCCTGCAGTTGTACAAGCTGTGAGAAATGCATATCCTCAGGCTGCTATTATTGATGCAGAAAAAGAGTGGGGAAATTATAAATTAAAATTAAATAATATGATGGAAGTTATGGTAACAGGTAATGGTCAGATAATGGGACAGAAATTTGATGATTAA
- a CDS encoding glycoside hydrolase family 3 C-terminal domain-containing protein: MNDNKYSQKIKELIKEMTLEEKTSLLSGKDFWSTKEISRLKIDSVYLTDGPHGVRKQSTESGELSLQKSLSSTCFPTACCSACSFDPNIMYEMGEAISREAKANKVSVVLGPGVNIKRSPLCGRNFEYFSEDPYLAGKMASGWINGLEDNGIQASIKHFAANNQETLRLIIDSVVDERALREIYLYAFEIAIKEAKPSTVMCSYNSVNGTFASENKYLLTDILRNEWGFDGIVISDWGAVNDRVEALKAGLDLQMPSTNGEDDKKVYNAIKETIIDEKTLNKAVERLLYFSLYSMDNIYNNFDYDREEHHNIARKIAENSIVLLKNDDKILPAKKDSKIAVIGEFAQKPRYQGNGSSLINPYKLDTAEEYFKENNIEFNYAKGYDSSSPDIDNALIEEAVNISKDKDIVIIFAGLINSYESEGFDRKHLNLPENHNHLIEEISKVNKNIVVVLSIGAPVLMTWIDKVKGVLNLYLAGEAAVSAAFNIIFGIVNPSGKLAESFPLSLEDNPSYKYFPGGNKAVEYRESIFVGYRYYDKAQKDVLFPFGFGLSYTTFEFSNLIVSDANTIAGLDNIHVVFDIKNTGDVFGCEVAQIYISAPENNVFKAQKELKAFIKVFLEPGETKTIILKLNKRSFSFYNADTKQYEIESGIYTIYVGNSSRNLLLSKSMEINSINYYQKRIDSYFNFKEINISDDEFQQLLGRKLKPINIKASKPYHLNNNLKDLLDENIAKDFYNKLLSGINDIFKDDKTDTKKMFESMILETPLRSLPTMSAGIITRKDIENLINTLNK, translated from the coding sequence ATGAATGATAATAAATACTCGCAAAAAATAAAAGAATTAATAAAAGAAATGACTTTGGAAGAAAAGACATCTCTTTTAAGCGGTAAAGATTTTTGGTCTACAAAAGAAATAAGCAGACTAAAAATAGATTCCGTATACTTAACTGACGGACCTCATGGCGTTAGAAAACAAAGTACAGAATCGGGAGAATTAAGTTTGCAAAAATCTCTTTCATCAACCTGCTTTCCTACTGCCTGCTGCTCTGCCTGCTCATTTGATCCTAATATAATGTATGAAATGGGAGAAGCTATATCAAGAGAGGCTAAAGCAAATAAAGTTTCTGTGGTATTAGGGCCGGGAGTAAATATTAAAAGATCTCCTCTTTGCGGAAGAAATTTTGAATATTTTTCAGAAGACCCGTATCTAGCCGGAAAAATGGCATCAGGTTGGATAAACGGTTTAGAAGATAATGGAATACAAGCAAGCATTAAACATTTTGCTGCTAATAATCAGGAAACTTTAAGACTTATAATAGATAGTGTTGTTGATGAAAGGGCTTTAAGAGAAATATATTTATATGCCTTTGAAATAGCTATAAAAGAGGCTAAACCTTCTACCGTTATGTGTTCCTATAATAGTGTTAATGGAACATTCGCATCAGAAAATAAATATTTGCTTACAGATATACTTAGAAATGAATGGGGATTTGATGGAATTGTTATTTCTGATTGGGGTGCTGTAAATGACAGAGTTGAAGCTCTAAAGGCTGGACTTGATTTACAAATGCCTTCAACTAACGGCGAAGATGATAAGAAAGTTTATAATGCTATTAAAGAAACCATTATAGATGAAAAAACATTAAATAAAGCTGTAGAAAGACTTTTATATTTCTCGCTATATTCTATGGATAACATTTATAATAATTTTGATTATGACAGAGAAGAACATCATAATATAGCTAGAAAAATTGCAGAAAACTCTATAGTATTATTAAAAAATGATGATAAAATACTTCCTGCCAAAAAAGATAGTAAAATTGCTGTAATAGGAGAATTTGCTCAAAAGCCTAGATATCAAGGTAATGGAAGCTCTCTTATAAATCCTTATAAATTAGACACTGCAGAAGAATATTTCAAAGAAAATAATATAGAATTCAATTATGCTAAAGGATACGATTCAAGCTCTCCGGATATAGATAATGCTTTAATAGAAGAAGCAGTAAATATATCAAAAGATAAAGATATTGTGATAATATTTGCAGGACTTATCAACTCTTATGAATCTGAAGGCTTTGACAGAAAACATCTAAATCTTCCGGAAAATCACAATCATTTAATAGAAGAAATTTCAAAAGTAAATAAAAATATAGTTGTTGTACTTTCTATTGGTGCACCTGTTTTAATGACTTGGATTGATAAAGTAAAAGGAGTGCTTAATTTATATTTAGCAGGAGAAGCCGCTGTAAGTGCCGCTTTCAATATAATATTTGGTATAGTTAATCCTAGCGGAAAATTAGCCGAAAGTTTTCCTTTAAGTTTGGAAGATAATCCAAGCTATAAATATTTTCCGGGAGGCAATAAAGCTGTTGAATACAGAGAATCAATATTCGTAGGTTACAGATATTATGATAAAGCACAGAAAGATGTTTTATTTCCATTTGGGTTTGGATTATCATATACAACTTTTGAATTCTCGAATTTAATTGTTTCAGATGCAAATACTATTGCAGGGCTTGATAATATACATGTAGTTTTTGATATAAAAAATACGGGTGATGTATTCGGATGCGAGGTTGCTCAGATTTATATTTCTGCTCCTGAAAACAATGTATTTAAAGCACAAAAAGAATTAAAAGCCTTTATAAAAGTATTTTTAGAACCGGGTGAAACTAAAACTATCATATTAAAATTAAATAAAAGAAGTTTCTCTTTCTATAATGCCGATACAAAACAATATGAAATAGAAAGCGGAATATATACTATATATGTAGGCAATTCATCAAGAAATTTATTATTAAGTAAAAGTATGGAAATAAATTCTATTAATTATTATCAAAAAAGAATTGACAGCTATTTCAACTTTAAAGAAATAAATATCTCAGATGATGAATTTCAGCAGCTTTTAGGAAGAAAATTAAAACCTATAAATATTAAAGCCTCTAAACCTTATCATCTTAATAATAATTTGAAAGATTTACTCGATGAAAATATAGCAAAAGATTTTTATAATAAACTCTTATCAGGAATTAATGATATATTTAAAGATGATAAAACAGATACTAAAAAGATGTTTGAAAGTATGATACTCGAAACTCCTCTTCGCTCACTTCCTACTATGAGTGCTGGAATCATTACAAGAAAAGATATTGAAAATTTAATAAATACTTTAAATAAATAA
- a CDS encoding GNAT family N-acetyltransferase, which produces MEIKLIESINYSNYSEEIIKDSFNIRENWSLKESLNNQKLKKNLYEIKKDDIHIGVCLCWILEEFLYIEYFAIEKQYRCLGYGSYALKELMKMYSNIIVEVVPENTNDLAYRRVNWYRSLGFYLYNDTYPYPYFLDNGEVSFIDFRLMSSNELTSYEYKKIVNLLHKNIYNLY; this is translated from the coding sequence ATGGAAATAAAACTAATTGAAAGTATTAACTACTCAAATTATAGCGAAGAAATTATAAAAGACTCTTTTAATATACGAGAAAATTGGAGTTTAAAAGAGTCTTTAAATAATCAAAAACTCAAAAAAAATCTTTATGAAATTAAAAAAGATGATATTCATATCGGCGTTTGTTTATGCTGGATATTAGAAGAATTTTTATATATAGAATATTTTGCCATAGAGAAACAATACAGATGCTTAGGCTACGGCTCTTATGCATTAAAAGAATTAATGAAAATGTATAGTAATATAATAGTAGAGGTTGTGCCTGAAAATACAAATGATTTAGCATATAGAAGAGTAAATTGGTATAGATCTCTAGGTTTTTATTTATATAATGATACATATCCATATCCTTATTTTCTTGACAATGGAGAAGTTTCATTTATAGATTTCAGATTAATGTCATCAAATGAACTCACAAGTTATGAATACAAAAAAATAGTTAATCTTCTTCATAAGAATATATACAATTTATATTGA
- a CDS encoding GNAT family N-acetyltransferase produces the protein MIKLIEMKENLQNKDFYKQLYEYAFPPEERWNFDMTLENKDNHNYKFYAILDDNIPIGLTMLWDLEDFNYGEYLAIDKNLRGKKYGSQVLTKILDMLKRKLIVIEVEPYDLNETAKKRIEWYKRFGLILADYDYDMPCIDENQQISSMKMKIMTSRKLQDKNEHDNIIKIIYNKVYKPRLDELDKWK, from the coding sequence ATGATTAAATTAATTGAAATGAAAGAAAATTTACAGAACAAAGATTTTTATAAACAATTATATGAATATGCTTTTCCTCCTGAAGAAAGATGGAATTTTGATATGACTTTGGAAAACAAAGATAATCATAATTATAAATTTTATGCTATATTAGATGATAATATACCTATAGGCTTAACTATGCTTTGGGATTTAGAGGATTTCAATTACGGAGAATATTTAGCTATAGATAAAAATTTAAGAGGTAAAAAATACGGTTCTCAAGTGCTTACCAAAATACTAGATATGCTTAAAAGAAAATTAATAGTTATAGAAGTAGAACCTTATGATTTAAATGAAACAGCCAAAAAGCGTATAGAATGGTATAAAAGATTCGGACTTATACTTGCAGATTATGATTATGATATGCCTTGCATTGATGAAAATCAACAAATATCAAGTATGAAAATGAAAATAATGACAAGCAGAAAATTACAAGACAAAAATGAGCATGACAATATAATAAAAATAATATATAATAAAGTATACAAACCTAGATTAGATGAATTAGATAAATGGAAATAA
- a CDS encoding restriction endonuclease subunit S, with amino-acid sequence MGSTALYNNEKVVLGKSVCYLNINPNNDRKFLKYLLDSQKFQNYIYNYSTGTTIKNVSLKLIREYNCVIPPLEEQKRISEILSLCDDVIENINKLIEKKEQYKKGVMQRVLSGKVRFYGFTDKWKEIKISDLVEKNIIFIEKGKNINKNKILSGSIPVIAGGKVPAYYHSEYTHDFPCITISASGAYSGYVWLHNDKIWASDCNVLYTENKKYNIKFLFYYLSYIQESIYYMQTGGAQPHIYAKDIITLKVPSISIEEQKKIAGFLSVIDDEIENLKKQLGLRKEQKKGIMQRLLTGEIRI; translated from the coding sequence ATAGGAAGTACTGCATTATATAATAATGAAAAAGTAGTATTAGGAAAAAGCGTATGTTATTTGAATATAAATCCAAATAATGATAGAAAATTTTTAAAATACTTATTAGACTCTCAAAAATTTCAAAATTATATATATAACTATTCTACAGGTACAACTATAAAAAATGTATCTTTAAAATTAATAAGAGAATATAATTGTGTTATACCTCCTTTGGAAGAACAAAAAAGAATATCAGAAATTTTGTCTTTATGTGATGATGTGATAGAGAATATTAATAAATTAATAGAGAAAAAAGAGCAGTATAAGAAAGGTGTAATGCAGAGAGTATTAAGCGGTAAAGTTCGATTTTACGGATTTACTGATAAGTGGAAAGAAATAAAAATATCTGATTTAGTTGAAAAAAATATTATTTTTATAGAAAAAGGAAAAAATATAAATAAAAATAAAATATTATCTGGAAGTATTCCTGTTATAGCAGGAGGTAAAGTTCCTGCATATTATCATAGCGAGTATACACATGATTTTCCTTGTATAACTATCAGTGCATCAGGAGCTTATTCTGGTTATGTTTGGCTTCATAATGATAAAATTTGGGCTTCAGACTGCAATGTTTTATATACTGAAAATAAAAAATATAATATTAAATTTTTATTTTATTATTTAAGTTATATACAAGAATCAATATATTATATGCAGACAGGCGGAGCACAGCCTCATATATATGCTAAGGATATAATTACTTTAAAAGTACCAAGTATAAGTATTGAGGAACAGAAAAAAATTGCAGGTTTTCTTTCAGTTATAGATGATGAAATTGAGAATCTTAAAAAGCAGTTGGGTTTGAGAAAGGAACAGAAGAAAGGTATTATGCAGAGACTTTTAACAGGTGAGATAAGGATTTAA
- the kdsA gene encoding 3-deoxy-8-phosphooctulonate synthase, with protein sequence MIFDYKGITNKNKDLIFVAGPCVIESEEMTMTIAKKLKEIKDKLNIQLVFKGSFDKANRTSLSSFRGLGMKEGLQILQNVGKEFNFLTLTDIHVPTDAEEAAKYVDFLQIPAFLCRQTDMLRAACETGKAVNVKKGQFISGYDCKYIADKCTDAINENRLFLCERGTMFGYGNLIVDMKNLEIMKNYAPVMYDATHSLQMPSANNGQSGGAREFIPAILKSAVALGIDAVFMEVHPNPDKSPSDSGTIFDLSKVEELWAKVIKINDLVKSL encoded by the coding sequence ATGATTTTTGATTATAAAGGTATTACTAATAAAAATAAAGATTTAATATTTGTTGCAGGTCCTTGTGTAATAGAAAGCGAAGAAATGACAATGACTATAGCAAAAAAATTAAAAGAAATAAAAGATAAATTAAATATACAATTAGTTTTTAAAGGAAGTTTTGATAAGGCAAACAGAACATCTCTTTCATCTTTCAGAGGGCTTGGAATGAAAGAGGGACTTCAAATACTTCAGAATGTCGGTAAAGAATTTAATTTTCTAACTTTAACAGATATACATGTACCTACTGATGCTGAGGAAGCTGCTAAGTATGTTGACTTTTTACAGATACCAGCTTTTTTATGCAGGCAAACTGATATGCTTAGGGCGGCATGCGAAACAGGAAAAGCGGTTAATGTTAAGAAAGGACAATTTATAAGCGGTTATGACTGTAAATATATAGCTGATAAATGTACTGATGCTATAAATGAAAACAGATTATTTTTATGTGAAAGAGGTACAATGTTCGGATATGGTAATTTGATAGTTGACATGAAGAATTTGGAAATAATGAAAAATTATGCACCTGTTATGTATGATGCCACTCATTCACTTCAAATGCCTTCTGCTAATAACGGACAGTCAGGAGGGGCTAGGGAGTTTATACCTGCTATATTGAAATCGGCTGTTGCTTTGGGAATAGATGCTGTATTTATGGAGGTGCATCCTAATCCTGATAAAAGTCCTTCAGATTCAGGTACTATATTTGATTTGAGTAAGGTTGAAGAGTTATGGGCCAAGGTTATAAAAATTAATGATTTAGTTAAGAGTTTATAA
- a CDS encoding cytidylyltransferase domain-containing protein, with protein sequence MKKIVIILASRLGSTRLPKKALKPIANCDSMLELIIKRLRSSKRANDVVVATEEKSYEAFKNIFDKLKCSYFIGSEEDVLNRYRKAAEEFNADIVVRATGDNPLVSIKALDMIIDYHIENNADLSHYDLLPYGSGVEVINYEALKIADDNSNDSFEHEHITQYHYRNPDKFKIENPKVKEEFAMPELRTTVDTIEDYNNVCKIFEKYNNDIYIDVDTIISDIRNGR encoded by the coding sequence ATGAAAAAGATAGTTATTATACTTGCTTCAAGATTGGGTTCTACTAGACTTCCTAAAAAAGCATTAAAACCTATTGCTAATTGCGATAGTATGCTTGAGCTTATTATTAAAAGATTAAGAAGTTCTAAAAGGGCTAATGATGTAGTTGTAGCAACCGAAGAAAAATCTTATGAAGCTTTTAAAAATATATTTGATAAATTGAAATGCAGTTATTTTATAGGAAGCGAAGAAGATGTGCTTAACAGATATAGAAAAGCCGCTGAAGAGTTCAATGCTGATATAGTTGTTCGTGCTACAGGTGATAATCCTTTGGTTAGCATTAAAGCATTGGATATGATTATAGATTATCATATAGAAAATAATGCTGATTTGAGTCATTATGATTTACTTCCTTACGGCAGCGGTGTGGAAGTGATAAATTATGAGGCATTAAAAATAGCTGATGATAATTCTAATGACAGTTTTGAACATGAACATATCACACAGTATCATTATAGAAATCCGGATAAATTTAAAATAGAAAATCCTAAAGTTAAAGAAGAATTTGCTATGCCGGAACTTAGAACTACAGTTGATACAATAGAAGATTATAATAATGTATGTAAGATTTTTGAAAAATATAATAATGACATATATATAGATGTTGATACTATAATAAGTGATATAAGAAATGGAAGATAA
- a CDS encoding GIY-YIG nuclease family protein — protein sequence MEDNKSYYVYIILCENNSYYTGITNNLVNRFNKHAKGRGANYTKFRKPLKYLSAWKVKNVNIALSIEHYIKSVNKKVKAVFIENNRLLKSYYIKEMKYKKKDFNSNISIRSVSKKDIEYINNMLYNQ from the coding sequence ATGGAAGATAATAAAAGTTATTATGTTTATATAATACTTTGTGAAAATAATTCATACTATACAGGCATTACTAATAATCTTGTCAATAGATTCAATAAGCATGCAAAGGGCAGGGGAGCTAATTATACAAAATTTCGTAAGCCATTAAAATATTTATCAGCTTGGAAAGTGAAGAATGTTAATATTGCTTTGAGTATTGAACATTATATAAAAAGTGTGAATAAAAAAGTAAAAGCTGTATTTATAGAAAATAACAGACTTCTCAAAAGTTATTATATAAAAGAAATGAAATATAAAAAGAAAGATTTTAACAGTAATATAAGTATTAGAAGTGTCAGTAAAAAAGATATAGAATATATAAATAATATGCTTTATAATCAATAA
- a CDS encoding transketolase: protein MSSLNTQIRKDIVSMVYNANSGHIGGSLSLVEIMHTLYFKIMNIDPKNPKMDGRDIFIMSKGHASAVLYSTLAHRGFFPTDELLTYRKLGSRLQGHPSKKNLDCIEASTGSLGQGVCIALGAALGYKLDKKDARVFVIAGDGEAQEGTFWESAMAAANYKLDNYTLIIDNNGLQIDGKNDDVMSLGDLEAKMKAFGFETYVVDGHNEKELEEVFGKKVSGKPKCVIAKTVKGKGVSFMENAVGWHGKAPNKEEYEKAMEELNKLD from the coding sequence ATGTCTTCTTTAAATACACAAATAAGAAAAGATATAGTAAGTATGGTTTATAATGCCAATTCAGGACATATAGGCGGTTCTTTGTCATTGGTAGAAATAATGCATACTTTATATTTTAAGATTATGAATATTGATCCTAAAAATCCAAAGATGGACGGCAGGGATATATTTATTATGTCTAAAGGACATGCTTCTGCTGTACTTTATTCTACATTAGCACATAGAGGATTTTTCCCAACTGATGAGCTTTTAACTTACAGAAAATTAGGCTCAAGACTTCAGGGGCATCCTTCCAAAAAGAATTTAGATTGTATTGAGGCTTCTACAGGTTCTTTGGGTCAGGGTGTTTGTATAGCTTTAGGTGCTGCTTTAGGCTATAAATTAGATAAAAAAGATGCCAGAGTGTTTGTTATAGCTGGAGACGGAGAAGCTCAGGAAGGCACTTTCTGGGAATCTGCTATGGCTGCTGCTAATTATAAATTGGATAATTATACTCTTATAATAGACAATAATGGATTGCAGATAGATGGCAAAAATGATGATGTTATGAGTTTGGGTGATTTAGAAGCTAAAATGAAAGCATTCGGTTTTGAAACTTATGTTGTTGACGGACATAATGAAAAAGAACTTGAGGAAGTATTTGGTAAAAAAGTATCAGGAAAGCCTAAATGTGTGATTGCAAAAACAGTTAAAGGTAAGGGCGTTTCCTTTATGGAAAATGCTGTAGGATGGCATGGAAAAGCTCCTAATAAAGAAGAATATGAAAAGGCTATGGAAGAGTTGAATAAACTTGATTAA